In Kitasatospora sp. NA04385, a single genomic region encodes these proteins:
- a CDS encoding transposase, which yields MVLALRVRWLSCPVSGPVVPAANVRRADRRPDAPSHTERRTTALLARRDRAGAYAEAADTAAPHRPRHGRSPAGCPLTPPGSPPDEEVQRKTLLARCPELDTTSGLVTSFAISLSSDYDAVHAELATHWNSGPAKGTVNPIEMFNRQMFGRASFALLRKRVLMAP from the coding sequence GTGGTGCTCGCGCTCCGGGTGCGCTGGCTCTCCTGTCCGGTGTCCGGACCGGTCGTGCCTGCGGCGAACGTTCGTCGAGCAGATCGAAGGCCTGACGCGCCGTCACACACAGAGCGCCGAACGACTGCGCTCCTCGCTCGCCGCGACCGGGCCGGCGCCTATGCGGAGGCCGCCGACACCGCCGCCCCCCACCGCCCTCGACACGGCAGGTCGCCGGCTGGCTGCCCCCTCACCCCGCCGGGCTCACCCCCCGACGAGGAGGTCCAGCGCAAGACGCTCCTCGCTCGCTGCCCCGAACTCGACACCACCTCCGGCCTGGTCACCTCCTTCGCCATCAGCCTGAGCAGCGACTACGACGCCGTCCACGCGGAGCTGGCCACCCACTGGAACTCCGGCCCCGCCAAAGGAACCGTCAACCCGATCGAGATGTTCAACCGACAAATGTTCGGACGCGCCAGCTTCGCGCTTCTTCGCAAGAGGGTGCTCATGGCTCCGTGA
- a CDS encoding DUF4259 domain-containing protein has protein sequence MGTWGTGPFDSDLAGDFVDRLSGLPAQELAAVLGGALRRVVSAGDHVDGGDGQEAVAAAALIAAQLPGSGILIDLEDGPEEPLPPARPRCAHRHALHFSGSSAVAPNLHKVGRTAAMPANGAVKCR, from the coding sequence ATGGGAACGTGGGGAACCGGACCATTCGACAGTGATCTCGCCGGTGATTTCGTTGATCGACTCAGCGGGCTCCCAGCGCAAGAGCTCGCCGCAGTACTGGGAGGCGCGCTCAGGCGGGTCGTCAGTGCCGGCGACCATGTCGATGGTGGAGACGGACAAGAAGCCGTGGCCGCTGCCGCACTGATTGCCGCCCAACTTCCTGGCAGCGGGATCCTCATCGACCTGGAGGACGGGCCGGAGGAGCCGTTGCCTCCGGCCCGTCCTCGTTGCGCTCACCGGCACGCATTGCACTTCAGCGGATCCTCGGCGGTGGCTCCGAACTTGCACAAGGTTGGACGGACAGCAGCGATGCCAGCGAATGGCGCCGTGAAGTGCAGATGA
- a CDS encoding DUF4265 domain-containing protein, giving the protein MFEVLPARSVRSDVFELAGSPGMVLGCAAGDMLRVADDGQFEVVEQGDNWCIQTAGLGHFSPESFAALRESTVLLSGMAEAPADLRFIVVTVSRRIGLPAIERVMDTWAAGIDGVEWWFGNGDHSASAD; this is encoded by the coding sequence GTGTTCGAAGTGCTGCCGGCTCGGTCGGTGCGGTCGGACGTGTTCGAGCTGGCGGGAAGCCCGGGCATGGTGCTTGGTTGTGCGGCCGGCGACATGCTGCGGGTTGCCGATGATGGTCAGTTCGAGGTTGTTGAACAGGGTGATAACTGGTGCATCCAGACAGCTGGTCTTGGGCATTTCAGCCCCGAGTCATTTGCGGCGCTCAGAGAATCAACCGTACTTCTCTCGGGCATGGCTGAGGCACCGGCAGACCTGCGCTTCATCGTCGTCACTGTCAGCCGGAGGATCGGGCTGCCCGCGATCGAGCGGGTGATGGATACGTGGGCCGCGGGCATCGATGGGGTTGAGTGGTGGTTCGGCAACGGAGATCACTCAGCCTCCGCTGACTGA